From the Temnothorax longispinosus isolate EJ_2023e chromosome 6, Tlon_JGU_v1, whole genome shotgun sequence genome, one window contains:
- the LOC139814829 gene encoding 18S rRNA (guanine-N(7))-methyltransferase-like, which translates to MQLTTQKHYANVAVDERELDGDLILGDIGQGLPFKAGTFDGAVSISALQWLCYANKTLHNPTKRLYRFFSTLYACLSRSARAVLQFYPENGEQVELITAQATKAGFYGGVVVDFPNSAKAKKMVLVLMTGGAAPLPKALGVENEDRQTVANSRREYIKKVKGKSLKKSRDWILEKKERRRRQGKEVRDDSKYTGRKRPGRF; encoded by the exons ATGCAATTAACTACTCAGAAACATTATGCCA acgtagctgttgatgaaagagaattagatGGTGACTTAATTTTGGGAGATATAGGTCAAGGATTGCCATTTAAAGCTGGTACGTTTGATGGAGCTGTCAGTATTTCTGCACTTCAGTGGTTGTGCTATGCAAACAAAACTTTGCACAATCCtacaaaacgtttatatcgtttcttcTCAACGTTGTATGCATGCCTGTCAAGAAGCGCAAGAGCAGTGTTACAATTCTATCCAGAGAACGGTGAACAGGTTGAATTAATCACAGCACAAGCCACAAAAGCTGGCTTTTATGGCGGTGTGGTTGTCGATTTTCCGAATAGCGCAAAAGCAAAGAAAATGGTCTTGGTTTTAATGACCGGAGGAGCTGCTCCGCTTCCAAAGGCACTAGGCGTAGAGAACGAAGATAGACAAACCGTCGCTAATTCAAGAAG gGAATACATAAAGAAAGTCAAGGGTAAATCATTGAAGAAAAGTAGGGACTGGATtttagagaagaaagaaaggcgGCGCCGGCAAGGAAAAGAAGTTAGAGATGACTCCAAATATACTGGACGAAAGAGACCCGGGagattctaa